The window TTCTTACAGGCCTGCTGAGTTCATTGTCAAAAAGGCTTCAAGCACGGCTTTTGGTATGAAACTGGTACAGGGCATTTATTCGGAGCCCCTTGATGCTGAAGAACAGGCCGAGCCTCAGATAACAGACCACCTTATAATAGTAGGGTTTGGCTTTTCCGGAAAGACCGTCTCGAAGGCTGCAAAAGCCGCAGATATTCCCTATATTATCATTGAAATGAACCCTGAAACCGTGCAACAGGAGAAAAAAAAAGGGGAGAAAATACAGTATGGAGACGCAACCTTTGGGGCTGTTCTGGAACATGCGGGAATAAAAAATGCAAGAGTCCTTGTAATTGGCATATCTGACGCAGCTGTTACAAGGAAAATTGTAGAGAAGGCAAAGGAGTTGAACCCCAACATCTGCGTTATTGCAAAGGTCCGAGACCTGCAGGAAATGAAACGGCTTAATGCCGTGGGCGCGGACGAAATAATCCCTGAAGAATACGAAACCTCAGTAGAGATCTTTGTCCGCCTGCTTGAAAAGTATCTTGTCCCGAGGGAAGATATTGAAAAAATGGTAAATGATGTGCGGGCTCACGGGTACAGGAGACTGCGAAAACTGGTCGTTGACACTGGAATTGACAGCGGTTTCAGCATAAAGGACGGGCTTCCTGGAATCGATATTCAGATCCAAAAAGTAGGTAGAGGCTCAGATTTCGACGGAAAAACCCTTGCAGACCTGGAATTCCGAAAAAAGCATGGGGTAACCGTACTTTCGGTCCGCAGGAGCTCGGATATGTTCTATACCCCGAATGGGGACTTCCTTCTTCAGGCAAACGATGCCTGTATCCTCCTGGGAAAACCTGAGGAACTGTACGGCGTAAGAAAGTTTTTCGAAAGTGTCCGGGGATAACCGGCACTTCTTCTATTATTTCATATGTAGTATTCCAATTTTCGTTTTATTATTCTCATTTTATTTTTATTATTCCAATTTCTGTTTATTTTTCCTTTTATCCATACAAATATATTCTATCCGTCCAAACTTTTCCCCATGCGCAGGATAATTCTCGCGTCTGCATCCCCAAGGCGCAAAGAACTGCTTAAACAGCTGATAGGAGACAATTTTGTTGTTTACCCGAGTTCTTATGAAGAACCTCCTCAGCCGGGTCTGAACCCTGAAGAGCTGCTTCTGAAGCATTCTGTTGAAAAAGCCAGGGACGTGGCAAAACACTTCGAGTCCGGGATTGTAATCTCTGCTGATACGTCGGTTCTCTATAATGGAGAAATTATGGGAAAACCGCACCTGCCGGAAAAAGCTGAGGAAATGCTGGCAAAGCTGAGCGGAAAAAAGTTCAGGGTCATAACCGGGCTTACTGTTCTGGACCTTGATAGTGGGAAGGAAATTAGCGAATTCGAGTCAACAAATGTCTGGCTGGCTAAAATAAGCAAAGAACAGATTTCAGCTTATGTCAGGACAGGAGAGCCACTGGATAAAGCAGGGGCTTTTGCAGCCCAGGGAAAAGGGGCGGTACTGGTGGAAAAAGTAGAGGGTGATTTCTTTAATGCGGTCGGACTCCCTCTTTTTCGGCTGGGAAAAATTCTGGAAAGGCTTGGGGTGTCGGTGTTTGAAGAAGGCTTTTCCTGACTCTCCTTTCCCACTCGGGAGCTTCAGGCTCTTTTATTCAGGAGTGTTTGCCGGGAGCTGCAAAAGTAATAAAGCAATTAGAAGTAATAAAGCAATAGAAGTAATAAAGCAATAGAAGTAATAAAACAATTAGAAGTAATAAAGCAATTAGAAGTAATAAAGCAATAGAAGTAATAAAGCAATTAGAAGTAATAAAAATAGAAGTAATAGTAACAGACAACTGATTAATTGAGAAATGAGTGATAATTAACTGAGAAATGAGTGATCTGGCTGATTAACAGGAAAAAAAATGTGTTGAACCGCATTTTTAACATGTGCTCTGAGGCACTTAAATAACCAGAGGCGTTCCGAATGCTGCAAGTCTACAATACCCTGACAAGAGAAAAAGAGATATTCAAACCTGTAAAGGAAGGCGAGGTTTCGATTTATGCCTGCGGGCCTACGGTTTATAATATGCCCCACATAGGAAACTATCGGACCTTTCTGATGACGGACAATATTGTGCGGACCCTCGAATACCTCGGGTACAGGGTAAAACTCGTGATGAATATTACGGACATCGACGACAAAACTATCAGGGACTCAAAAGCAGCCGGGATGTCTCTTAAGGACTTTACGGATAAATACACGGCAGAATTCTTCAAAGGCCTTGATATGCTGAACATAAAACGGGCTTTTGCATATCCAAGGGCTACGGAAAGCGTTGACGATATGATCGAACTTGCACGGAAACTGATTGAAAAAGGGCTGGCTTATGAAAAAGATGGGTCTGTCTATTACAGGATTTCAGGGTTTCCGGAATACGGCAAGCTTTCAAAGCTCGATTTTGATAATCTAATGATTGGGGCATCTGTGGATGTAGACGAGTATGATAAGGACAACCCAAGGGATTTTGCTCTCCTGAAAGCCTCAACACCTGAGGAGATCGAAAGGGAGATCTGTTATGAAAGCCCCTGGGGAAAAATCCGTCCTGGCTGGCATATCGAATGTTCAGCAATGGCAATGAATAGTTTTGGCCCGACCCTGGACATCCATACAGGAGGCGTGGACCTCATTTTCCCGCATCATGAAAACGAGATCGCCCAGTCTGAAGGTGCAACCGGAAAACCCTTCGTACGCAACTGGATTCATGGAGAGCACCTTATAGTCGAAGGGGCGAAGATGAGCAAGTCCCTTGGGAACGTTTTCACCCTGCCCGAGGTCGTTGAGAAGTACGGGGGCGAGGTTGTCCGTTTCATGTTCCTTTCAGTACACTACCGGAAAAAGCTGGACTATTCCGATTCCTTTGCAGAAAACGCAAAAAACAATTATCTGCGGCTTAAAGAGACTCTTGATAACCTCGAATTTGCCCTGAAGGGTGCAGATGATGAGTCATACTCTGGAGACCTGGAAACCCTTGAAACCCTTCCGGAAATTGAGAACCAGTTCAGGCAAGCCCTTGAAGATGATTTAAATACCCCCAAAGCCCTGACAGTTTTCAGGGAACTTTCGCGCACAGCCAACTTATACCTCGAAGCCGGAAAAAACAGGGGAGTTCTGAAAAAAGTATACTTTATTTACAGGCAGTTTTCGGATGTTTTGGGCCTTTTTGCACAGACCGGCAAAGAGGAAATCCCTGAAAAAGTAATTAAATTGGTTGAAGAACGTGAGGCTGCCCGAAAAAAGAAAGACTGGGAAACTTCCGATGCCCTCAGGGAGAAAATAAAGGCATTGGGATATGTTGTACAGGACAAAAAAGAAGGGCCGAATGTAAAGAAAGCCGACGAAAGTTAAGAATGTATGGAAAGCCGAAGACCGTTAAAAGGAATAGGGATTAAACAGAACACATATGAGGATTGAAAAGACGTAAACGGTAATGGATAAATCAGGAATAATAGACACTCCTGATTCCTCAGCTAACAATTCCCGAAGACACCCCTGAATCTCCGGCTTTTTTACTTTTCTGAGCAACTCCGGCAGAAAGGATCAGACCCGAATTTCCCCTTTTTCTCCGGGGGTTTTTTCGGCAGAGATCTGGAGTGGGGAATATTGAAGGGAGGAGTATAATCCATTTAAGCCCTGCAGAATTTTGAACCCTTTTTCCGTAATCATATAATCTCCTCTTTCGTGCTGCTGCAGGATAAGCCCACTGTCCATAAGTTTCTGCAGATGAAAGAGCAGGTTTCCGCCTCTAAGGCCTGTAATTTCGGAAAAGGCTGAGAAACTTTTCGTTTCAAAAGCCACAGCTCTCAGGATTTCCAGGCGCTGGGGATTGGATACTGGTTCAAGGACTTCTCTCATAAGTGCGCCGGTCTCAAGGGCTGACAGATCCGCTTTCTGTTCCTGATTGCTGGCATAAATCCTCATCGAGCGCATGAGGTTGACCTGTTTAGTGAAAAGGCTGGATACTTCGGAAAAACACTGGTCACATTTGCTGTAAGGGGCTCCACATCTCAGTTCCTCGAGTTTTTCCCTGTTATCTGAAAGGAGTACCTCATCTACCCTGCCCTGTTTTACAAGCCCTGCGTTCTTCTGAAGAAGGGCTGCAAAGGAAGACCTGCAGTTTTCTTTTTCAGGGCATTTCTTTACCATATTTCTTTCAAGTCCGGTATCGATATCTTCATGAAGGTGGCTGAGAATCGCGTTTGAGTATTCCTGCCTTGAACATTCCATAGCAGTTTCAAAGCGCAGCCGATTCGAATATTCCATAACTTTCTTGATATCGCTATGCATATCGCA is drawn from Methanosarcina lacustris Z-7289 and contains these coding sequences:
- a CDS encoding Maf family nucleotide pyrophosphatase, with amino-acid sequence MRRIILASASPRRKELLKQLIGDNFVVYPSSYEEPPQPGLNPEELLLKHSVEKARDVAKHFESGIVISADTSVLYNGEIMGKPHLPEKAEEMLAKLSGKKFRVITGLTVLDLDSGKEISEFESTNVWLAKISKEQISAYVRTGEPLDKAGAFAAQGKGAVLVEKVEGDFFNAVGLPLFRLGKILERLGVSVFEEGFS
- the cysS gene encoding cysteine--tRNA ligase; the encoded protein is MLQVYNTLTREKEIFKPVKEGEVSIYACGPTVYNMPHIGNYRTFLMTDNIVRTLEYLGYRVKLVMNITDIDDKTIRDSKAAGMSLKDFTDKYTAEFFKGLDMLNIKRAFAYPRATESVDDMIELARKLIEKGLAYEKDGSVYYRISGFPEYGKLSKLDFDNLMIGASVDVDEYDKDNPRDFALLKASTPEEIEREICYESPWGKIRPGWHIECSAMAMNSFGPTLDIHTGGVDLIFPHHENEIAQSEGATGKPFVRNWIHGEHLIVEGAKMSKSLGNVFTLPEVVEKYGGEVVRFMFLSVHYRKKLDYSDSFAENAKNNYLRLKETLDNLEFALKGADDESYSGDLETLETLPEIENQFRQALEDDLNTPKALTVFRELSRTANLYLEAGKNRGVLKKVYFIYRQFSDVLGLFAQTGKEEIPEKVIKLVEEREAARKKKDWETSDALREKIKALGYVVQDKKEGPNVKKADES
- a CDS encoding winged helix-turn-helix domain-containing protein — translated: MKDSGRKKENSPESPVAPEDPEMVEIKAIRDKLCDMHSDIKKVMEYSNRLRFETAMECSRQEYSNAILSHLHEDIDTGLERNMVKKCPEKENCRSSFAALLQKNAGLVKQGRVDEVLLSDNREKLEELRCGAPYSKCDQCFSEVSSLFTKQVNLMRSMRIYASNQEQKADLSALETGALMREVLEPVSNPQRLEILRAVAFETKSFSAFSEITGLRGGNLLFHLQKLMDSGLILQQHERGDYMITEKGFKILQGLNGLYSSLQYSPLQISAEKTPGEKGEIRV